Proteins found in one Actinokineospora alba genomic segment:
- the murJ gene encoding murein biosynthesis integral membrane protein MurJ, producing MAIATMVSRITGFFWKLMLGWIIGFGVVQDSFTIANTLPNIIFELLLGGVLASIVVPLLVRSHDDPDGGQTYINRLLTVGMTGLAVATVIAVALAPVFTRIYIDGSTGNANPELATAFAYLLLPEILFYGLFALLSAVLQAKHVFGPTAWAPVVNNLVVMATLLVYAIVPGKLSLNPVHMGDAKLLVLGIGVTMGIVVQAAILLPALKRSGFKFKWTWGFDARLKEFGGLALWILGYVLISQVGMVVTQRVLSAASAGGVSIYAQAWLLFQLPYGVIGVSLLTAILPRMSRAAADGDTQRVVDDLSTGSRLSAVMLVPISAILTVSGVAIGIALFRAGATDLAQANRLGTALAFSAFGLLPYALVMLQLRVFYAMKDARTPTLIMLVMTVVKVPLLYMCGAVVDPRQVVIAVMLVNSLTFVVGAVLGQMWLWVRLGNLHSKKIIAVISKSVLAGLGGVAAAWLVSRFVLPGTIGSMGRAWLVLIVQSVVAGPVMVGLLMALKVPELKPATSRITRLVRRG from the coding sequence ATGGCCATCGCCACGATGGTCAGCCGGATCACGGGGTTTTTCTGGAAACTGATGCTCGGCTGGATCATCGGCTTCGGCGTCGTCCAAGACTCGTTCACCATCGCCAACACGCTGCCCAACATCATCTTCGAGTTGTTGCTCGGCGGGGTGCTCGCCAGCATCGTCGTGCCGCTCCTGGTGCGGTCGCATGACGATCCGGACGGCGGCCAGACCTACATCAACCGCCTGCTGACGGTCGGCATGACCGGTCTGGCCGTCGCCACGGTGATCGCGGTGGCGCTCGCCCCGGTGTTCACCCGGATCTACATCGACGGCTCAACCGGCAACGCGAATCCCGAACTCGCCACTGCCTTCGCCTACCTGCTGCTACCCGAGATCCTGTTCTACGGACTCTTCGCCCTGCTGTCGGCCGTCCTGCAGGCCAAGCACGTGTTCGGTCCGACCGCGTGGGCACCGGTGGTCAACAATCTCGTCGTCATGGCGACCCTGCTCGTCTACGCGATCGTCCCCGGCAAGCTCTCGCTGAACCCGGTGCACATGGGCGACGCGAAGCTGCTGGTCCTGGGCATCGGCGTCACCATGGGCATCGTCGTGCAGGCGGCGATCCTGCTGCCCGCACTCAAACGCAGCGGTTTCAAGTTCAAGTGGACGTGGGGGTTCGACGCCCGGCTCAAGGAGTTCGGTGGGCTCGCCCTGTGGATCCTGGGATACGTCCTGATCAGCCAGGTCGGCATGGTGGTCACGCAGCGGGTGCTCTCCGCGGCCTCGGCCGGCGGGGTGAGTATCTACGCGCAGGCGTGGCTGCTGTTCCAGCTGCCCTACGGCGTCATCGGCGTTTCGCTGCTGACCGCGATCTTGCCGCGAATGAGTCGGGCCGCCGCCGACGGCGATACCCAACGGGTGGTCGACGACTTGTCCACCGGCAGCAGGCTCTCGGCGGTCATGCTCGTCCCGATCAGCGCGATCCTCACGGTGTCGGGTGTCGCGATCGGCATCGCGTTGTTCAGGGCCGGGGCAACCGACCTCGCCCAGGCCAACCGGCTTGGCACCGCGCTGGCGTTCTCCGCGTTCGGTCTGCTCCCGTACGCGCTGGTGATGCTGCAGCTGCGGGTCTTCTACGCCATGAAGGACGCCCGCACGCCCACCCTGATCATGCTCGTGATGACCGTGGTCAAGGTTCCGCTGCTTTACATGTGCGGCGCGGTGGTGGATCCCAGGCAGGTAGTGATCGCCGTCATGCTGGTGAATTCACTGACGTTCGTCGTCGGCGCGGTACTCGGCCAGATGTGGCTGTGGGTGCGTTTGGGGAACCTGCACAGCAAGAAGATCATCGCGGTGATCAGCAAGAGCGTTCTCGCTGGTCTTGGTGGGGTCGCGGCAGCCTGGCTGGTCAGCAGGTTCGTCCTGCCCGGCACGATCGGCTCGATGGGTCGGGCCTGGCTGGTGCTCATCGTCCAGTCGGTTGTCGCGGGTCCGGTTATGGTCGGACTGCTGATGGCGTTGAAGGTGCCCGAGCTCAAGCCCGCGACGAGCCGAATCACCCGACTCGTGCGCCGTGGGTAA
- a CDS encoding protein kinase family protein, protein MNAHFWRAQDSYLRRDVALTLLAGDQGDAAAVAAARRTLERAAHATTLNHPGKARVLDVLSQGSGIGAGEGLIGIIVADWVRGTDLIDLVAEYPVPSAIAASLLEPLAAAAETAHHTGLVLGLDHPQRIRVTPQGALFLAFLGAPAEASLHDDVRGLGAILYLLLTGRWPLPGGPEGVPAAPLGPDGHVVAPRALYSYIPQELSEVALRCLSGDSIGGIRTSAGLIRVLERAKFIDDETHQLQAISDDEEYEDDGTVWTTRRPSNDRATRRKLAVGVTALAVATVGVLAWLGMQLISFFGDTEPGAGGPTIVATAPGGNPQNGPPPPQPGEPIQAAGVRVYNVKGTADNPRRATFAVDGDPKTAWKTDAYAQPFPALKPGIGIMASFAEPVPFAEVIIDSPSDGTVVEIRTAPTERPKLDETKVIGRATLQAGQTKLQLDSAEPTQHVLIWITTLAEGNVSELTEIRFLRAQ, encoded by the coding sequence ATGAACGCCCACTTCTGGCGGGCCCAGGACAGCTACCTCCGCCGCGATGTCGCGCTCACCCTGCTGGCGGGCGACCAAGGCGACGCCGCCGCGGTGGCCGCCGCCCGGCGCACCCTGGAGCGCGCCGCGCACGCCACCACGCTGAACCACCCCGGCAAGGCCCGGGTGCTCGACGTGCTCAGCCAGGGCAGCGGGATCGGCGCCGGTGAGGGCCTCATCGGCATCATCGTGGCCGACTGGGTCCGCGGCACCGACCTGATCGACCTCGTCGCCGAGTACCCGGTGCCGTCGGCGATCGCGGCGAGCCTGCTCGAACCGCTCGCCGCGGCGGCGGAAACGGCCCACCACACGGGTCTGGTGCTCGGCCTCGACCACCCGCAGCGCATCCGGGTCACCCCGCAGGGCGCCCTGTTCCTCGCGTTCCTCGGCGCGCCCGCGGAGGCGAGCCTGCACGACGACGTCCGCGGCCTCGGCGCGATCCTCTACCTGCTCCTCACCGGCCGGTGGCCGCTGCCCGGCGGACCGGAAGGCGTCCCGGCCGCGCCGCTGGGCCCGGACGGCCACGTCGTCGCACCCCGCGCGCTGTACTCGTACATTCCGCAGGAGCTGTCCGAGGTCGCGCTGCGCTGCCTGTCCGGCGACTCGATCGGCGGCATCCGCACCAGCGCGGGGCTGATCCGGGTCCTGGAGCGGGCGAAGTTCATCGACGACGAGACCCACCAGCTCCAAGCCATCTCCGACGACGAGGAGTACGAGGACGACGGCACCGTCTGGACCACGCGGCGGCCCAGCAACGACCGCGCCACCCGGCGCAAGCTCGCCGTCGGCGTGACCGCGCTGGCCGTGGCCACGGTCGGCGTCCTGGCGTGGCTCGGCATGCAGCTCATCAGCTTCTTCGGCGACACCGAGCCCGGCGCGGGCGGCCCGACGATCGTGGCGACCGCCCCCGGCGGCAACCCGCAGAACGGTCCGCCGCCACCGCAGCCGGGTGAGCCGATCCAGGCCGCGGGCGTGCGGGTCTACAACGTCAAGGGCACCGCCGACAACCCGCGGCGGGCCACCTTCGCCGTCGACGGCGACCCGAAGACCGCGTGGAAGACCGACGCCTACGCGCAGCCGTTCCCCGCGCTCAAGCCCGGAATCGGGATCATGGCCTCGTTCGCCGAGCCGGTCCCGTTCGCCGAGGTCATCATCGACTCGCCCAGTGACGGCACCGTCGTCGAGATCCGCACCGCGCCCACGGAGCGCCCGAAACTCGACGAGACCAAGGTCATCGGCCGCGCGACCCTGCAGGCAGGCCAGACCAAGCTGCAACTCGACAGCGCCGAGCCCACCCAGCACGTGCTCATCTGGATCACCACCCTCGCCGAGGGCAACGTCTCCGAACTAACCGAGATCCGCTTCCTCCGCGCCCAGTAA
- a CDS encoding anti-sigma factor family protein: MTDGTRGTGIPDRSPWSVDLLADLHAGVLDPRESAQLWAQVNTDPQARAIIDALDSVKDGLEQLRDAPAPPMPAQFAARLDAALDTEARRAFGGQQAGAPVIDLAEARRKRSRRMAWGVGALTAAAAAVAVTVTVLPGAKQTTDGVAAPVPSASEGTNAEPPLAVKSEDIGSVAGQLGGKKEYGPLKDQAGLDKCIVARGLDPAKAQTIGVRPVTLDGKPGVMAMLTTGEATKFRILVVEGNCTELFNGTIGR; encoded by the coding sequence ATGACGGACGGGACTCGGGGCACTGGCATCCCCGACAGGTCGCCGTGGTCTGTCGACTTGCTCGCCGACCTGCACGCGGGGGTCTTGGACCCGCGCGAGAGCGCCCAGCTGTGGGCCCAGGTCAACACCGACCCGCAGGCCCGGGCGATCATCGACGCGCTCGACTCGGTCAAGGACGGTTTGGAGCAGCTGCGGGACGCCCCGGCGCCACCGATGCCCGCGCAGTTCGCCGCTCGGCTCGACGCCGCGCTCGACACTGAGGCCCGGCGCGCGTTCGGCGGTCAGCAGGCAGGCGCCCCGGTCATCGACTTGGCCGAGGCAAGGCGCAAGCGCTCCCGCCGCATGGCGTGGGGTGTCGGCGCCCTGACGGCGGCGGCTGCCGCTGTCGCGGTGACGGTCACGGTGCTGCCCGGCGCGAAGCAGACCACCGACGGTGTCGCGGCCCCGGTGCCGTCGGCGTCGGAGGGCACGAACGCCGAGCCGCCGCTCGCGGTGAAGAGTGAGGACATCGGCAGCGTCGCGGGACAGCTCGGCGGCAAGAAGGAGTACGGCCCGCTCAAGGACCAGGCCGGTCTCGACAAGTGCATCGTGGCCCGCGGGCTCGACCCGGCGAAGGCGCAGACCATCGGCGTCCGGCCGGTCACGCTCGACGGGAAGCCGGGCGTGATGGCGATGCTCACCACCGGCGAGGCCACCAAGTTCCGCATCCTGGTCGTCGAAGGCAACTGCACCGAGCTGTTCAACGGCACGATCGGCCGCTGA
- the sigM gene encoding RNA polymerase sigma factor SigM — translation MTAAASSDADLIAAHAAGDPRAFSELVHRHRDRLWAVALRTLRDPEEAADALQEAFISAFRAAGSFRAESQVTTWLHRIVVNACLDRVRRRQARPTVPLPETGPGEPVSPRDAMSDRETSLVVRTALAELSEEQRVPIVLVDVEGYSVAETAKMLGIAEGTVKSRCARGRAKLAKVLGHLRNPSADANVPGDAIERRDAPTRRHLEGR, via the coding sequence GTGACCGCCGCCGCCAGTTCGGACGCCGACCTCATCGCGGCCCATGCCGCCGGGGATCCGCGCGCCTTCTCCGAGCTAGTCCACCGGCACCGCGACAGACTTTGGGCAGTCGCCCTGCGCACGCTGCGCGACCCCGAGGAAGCGGCGGACGCCCTGCAAGAGGCGTTCATCTCCGCGTTCCGCGCCGCCGGTTCCTTCCGGGCCGAGTCCCAGGTCACCACCTGGCTGCACCGGATCGTCGTCAACGCCTGCCTGGACCGCGTCCGTCGACGCCAAGCCCGGCCCACGGTGCCGCTCCCCGAGACCGGGCCGGGTGAGCCGGTCAGCCCGCGCGACGCGATGTCCGACCGGGAGACCAGCCTGGTCGTGCGCACCGCGCTGGCCGAGCTGTCCGAGGAGCAGCGGGTGCCGATCGTATTGGTCGACGTCGAGGGCTATTCCGTGGCCGAGACGGCGAAGATGCTGGGCATCGCCGAGGGCACGGTGAAGAGCCGATGCGCACGTGGCCGTGCCAAGTTGGCGAAAGTTCTCGGCCATCTGCGGAACCCGAGTGCAGATGCGAACGTCCCAGGTGACGCTATCGAACGGCGAGACGCGCCGACTCGGCGCCACTTGGAGGGACGATGA